One genomic segment of Culturomica massiliensis includes these proteins:
- a CDS encoding TonB-dependent receptor, producing MKYRILLGLIGLLIFGQTLKAQNRCVVKGRVFDAVSQEGIPFANVLLYGTTIGVAADENGQFRLENVTPGFVRLEVSSIGYKTHVTGEFMVNTAAERTENVGLEIEATALEQVTVKASPYRKTADSPVSLQRIGIAEIEKNPGGNRDISKVVQSMPGVLSSPAFRNDFVVRGGGPAENRFYLDEVELPNLNHFATQGASGGVVSIVNIDFVREVNFYSGAFPAACGNMLSSMLDFHQIEGNPDRIKVRATVGATDYGLSLDGPLLPKTTFLVSARRSYLKMLFGIIGLPFLPVYNDFQFKTVTRFNPKNELTILGIGAYDVNHLNTDMKDPDDGQKYLLNWLPESRQWSYTVGATFKHYGNNWHHLFVLSRSGLHNKIEKYTDNDEHKPKTVDFRSGETENKFRFEHRRLTSAGYKLNVGAALEYAQYNNTTFRRMFVGGEAAVQDYSRELNMWKWAVFGQVSKAFFQERLLLSFGARFDGCSYTSETGDLFRQFSPRFSFSYALSEQWSLNGNIGRYYQLPAYTTLGYADSRGVLLNKATKTGYIGSGHYVAGLEYRPGALTKITLEGFYKTYDRYPVSLIDSVALANKGTDYVAVGDEPVRPVGEGRAYGLELMLRTQEFYGIVASLAYTWYYSEFKALDHQLHPTGHYIPSSWDNRHIFSLTATRKVGKNWDFGLKWRYVAGGPYTSYDRETSSRIEAWDAKHQPYYDYSRFNTGRLPAFHQLDIRVDRSFYFRKWALILYADIQNIYNYKALGPAIPVPVENPDGSYQKDPDREGYYLMRTIKNELGGTVLPSVGIIIDF from the coding sequence ATGAAGTATCGTATTCTTTTGGGGTTGATAGGTTTGCTGATTTTCGGTCAGACATTGAAGGCTCAAAATCGCTGTGTCGTTAAAGGACGTGTTTTTGATGCCGTCAGTCAGGAAGGTATCCCTTTTGCCAATGTCCTCCTTTATGGAACGACTATAGGTGTTGCCGCAGATGAAAACGGACAGTTCCGGCTTGAAAATGTCACACCTGGTTTTGTTCGCCTGGAAGTCAGTAGCATTGGGTATAAAACCCATGTGACTGGTGAATTTATGGTCAATACGGCAGCAGAGCGGACTGAAAATGTGGGTTTGGAAATAGAGGCGACGGCATTGGAACAGGTTACTGTGAAAGCCAGCCCTTACCGTAAGACGGCCGACAGTCCTGTTTCCTTGCAACGAATCGGAATTGCTGAAATAGAAAAAAATCCGGGAGGAAACCGTGATATTTCAAAAGTTGTGCAGTCTATGCCCGGGGTGCTCTCCTCTCCTGCCTTTCGGAATGATTTTGTGGTAAGGGGCGGAGGACCTGCGGAAAATCGTTTTTATCTGGACGAGGTGGAATTGCCCAACTTGAATCATTTTGCGACACAAGGAGCTTCCGGTGGGGTAGTTAGTATTGTGAATATCGATTTTGTGCGTGAAGTAAATTTTTATTCCGGAGCTTTTCCTGCTGCCTGTGGAAATATGCTTAGCTCTATGCTCGATTTTCATCAGATAGAAGGCAATCCCGACCGGATCAAGGTAAGGGCTACCGTGGGGGCGACAGACTATGGGTTGTCTTTAGACGGACCTTTACTGCCTAAAACGACTTTTTTGGTATCTGCCCGGCGGAGTTATCTGAAAATGTTGTTTGGAATTATCGGACTTCCTTTTTTGCCGGTGTATAATGATTTCCAGTTTAAGACCGTCACTCGTTTTAATCCGAAAAACGAGCTGACCATACTGGGGATCGGTGCTTATGATGTGAATCATCTGAATACCGATATGAAAGATCCGGACGACGGTCAGAAATATTTGTTGAATTGGTTGCCGGAAAGCCGGCAGTGGAGCTATACTGTCGGGGCGACATTCAAACATTACGGAAACAATTGGCATCATTTGTTTGTATTGAGCCGGAGCGGATTGCATAATAAGATTGAAAAGTATACGGATAACGATGAACATAAACCTAAAACCGTGGATTTCCGCTCGGGGGAAACCGAAAATAAATTCCGGTTTGAGCATCGCCGGCTGACTTCTGCAGGATATAAACTGAATGTAGGAGCTGCCCTGGAATATGCGCAGTACAACAATACCACATTCCGGAGAATGTTTGTCGGCGGAGAAGCGGCTGTTCAGGATTATTCGCGGGAGTTGAACATGTGGAAATGGGCTGTATTCGGACAGGTATCCAAGGCTTTTTTTCAGGAACGGTTGTTGTTGTCGTTCGGAGCCCGGTTTGACGGTTGTAGTTATACAAGTGAAACCGGTGATTTGTTCCGTCAATTTTCTCCCCGTTTTTCCTTCTCTTATGCCTTGAGTGAACAGTGGTCGTTGAACGGAAATATCGGCCGGTATTATCAATTGCCGGCTTATACGACTTTAGGATATGCTGACTCCAGGGGGGTATTGTTGAATAAGGCTACTAAAACCGGTTATATCGGTTCCGGTCATTATGTGGCGGGCTTGGAGTACCGCCCGGGAGCCCTGACAAAGATTACGTTGGAAGGTTTTTATAAGACTTACGACCGTTATCCGGTATCCCTGATCGATTCGGTAGCGTTGGCCAATAAAGGAACCGATTATGTTGCCGTCGGCGATGAGCCGGTTAGGCCGGTAGGGGAAGGACGTGCTTATGGTCTGGAATTGATGCTGAGGACCCAGGAATTTTACGGAATAGTGGCTTCTTTGGCCTATACGTGGTATTATTCGGAGTTCAAGGCCTTGGATCATCAGTTGCATCCGACCGGACATTATATTCCGAGTAGCTGGGATAACCGTCATATTTTCTCTTTGACGGCTACCCGTAAGGTCGGTAAGAATTGGGATTTTGGTCTGAAATGGAGATATGTTGCGGGAGGTCCCTATACTTCTTACGACAGGGAAACTTCTTCGCGGATAGAAGCCTGGGATGCCAAACATCAACCTTATTACGATTATTCCCGTTTCAATACGGGACGTTTGCCGGCTTTTCATCAATTGGATATTCGGGTAGACCGTAGTTTTTATTTTCGGAAATGGGCTTTGATTTTGTATGCCGATATACAGAATATTTATAATTATAAAGCTTTGGGACCCGCTATTCCGGTACCGGTGGAGAATCCGGACGGCAGTTATCAGAAAGATCCTGACAGAGAGGGATATTATCTGATGCGTACAATTAAAAATGAACTGGGAGGAACGGTTCTGCCGTCGGTAGGTATTATTATTGATTTTTGA
- a CDS encoding HAD family hydrolase: MKNIVFDLGGVVLDWNPRKVEANFQGNRALLRYLLDHDFFQQYWTEFDRGTYTEKEIIDLMSSLSGFPVEECRELVEFVKFSLTDIPETVRLIRQLAEEGYSLYCLSNMSVEFYEYLKPREFFHYFKGQIISGIEKLVKPDMAIYRLLTTRFGLHPSETLFVDDLEKNVDVAQSMGFHVVHFADREKGYAGIREFIRTGK, encoded by the coding sequence ATGAAGAATATTGTATTTGATTTGGGAGGGGTTGTATTGGACTGGAATCCCCGGAAAGTAGAGGCGAATTTTCAAGGCAACCGCGCTTTGCTCCGGTATTTGCTCGATCATGATTTTTTTCAGCAATACTGGACTGAATTTGATCGGGGAACGTATACGGAAAAGGAAATTATCGATCTGATGTCTTCTTTGTCCGGATTCCCGGTAGAAGAATGCCGGGAGTTGGTGGAATTTGTCAAATTCTCCTTGACGGATATTCCGGAGACGGTTCGTTTGATCCGTCAATTGGCAGAAGAAGGATATAGTTTGTATTGTCTTTCAAATATGTCTGTCGAGTTTTATGAATATTTAAAACCCCGGGAGTTTTTTCATTATTTTAAAGGACAGATTATTTCGGGTATTGAAAAGCTGGTAAAACCGGATATGGCGATTTACCGGTTGCTGACGACCCGATTCGGACTTCATCCTTCGGAGACATTATTCGTCGATGATCTGGAGAAAAATGTTGATGTGGCGCAATCCATGGGATTTCATGTCGTACATTTTGCCGATCGGGAAAAAGGGTATGCCGGAATCCGGGAATTTATCCGGACGGGTAAATAA
- a CDS encoding polysaccharide biosynthesis protein codes for MLNHKRILITGGTGFFGKKFTETVLQLYPEIREIVILSKDSEKQSLMKQQFSKAPVSFVCGDIADPSIVDRACRDIDLIIHTAAVRLVPEAEAEPWQAITTNIQGAKNLINSAIRHKTARLLALSTDMASLANNVYGATKMLSDRLFIAAHKQHPDFKPTIVRLGNILGSTGTVIPFFLRKAREEKRFPVTDPQMTRFMATGEECIKTVLRILSESKGGEIISPKFKSYNILTITQAIDPEARVDIIGLRPGEKLYEEMVTRYESFYTIENKDSYIIVPPYADKEEYCMHYSAVPVPVGFEFNSQNNPDKINVEEMKSLIKIY; via the coding sequence ATGCTCAATCACAAAAGAATACTCATTACCGGAGGAACCGGCTTTTTCGGAAAAAAATTTACAGAAACGGTCTTACAACTATATCCGGAAATCCGGGAAATCGTCATCCTTTCCAAAGATTCGGAAAAACAGAGCCTGATGAAACAACAATTCTCTAAGGCTCCGGTTTCCTTCGTATGCGGCGACATAGCCGATCCGTCAATAGTAGACCGGGCTTGCCGGGACATCGACCTCATCATCCATACCGCAGCCGTACGTCTCGTTCCCGAAGCAGAAGCCGAGCCATGGCAAGCCATCACGACAAATATACAAGGGGCAAAAAACCTGATTAATTCAGCCATCCGGCATAAAACAGCCCGGTTGTTGGCTTTATCCACTGATATGGCTTCCCTGGCAAATAATGTGTACGGAGCGACAAAAATGTTATCCGACCGGCTTTTTATAGCCGCTCACAAACAACATCCCGATTTTAAACCGACAATCGTCCGGCTGGGAAATATTTTAGGATCAACAGGTACCGTTATACCTTTTTTCCTGCGGAAAGCCCGGGAAGAAAAGCGTTTTCCCGTTACCGACCCTCAAATGACCCGTTTTATGGCTACGGGAGAAGAATGCATAAAAACAGTCCTTCGAATACTGTCTGAAAGTAAAGGCGGGGAGATCATCTCTCCAAAATTCAAATCCTATAATATACTGACGATCACTCAGGCTATCGACCCGGAAGCCCGGGTAGATATTATCGGTCTCCGTCCGGGAGAAAAACTATATGAAGAAATGGTCACCCGTTATGAATCCTTCTACACCATCGAAAACAAAGACAGCTATATCATTGTTCCTCCCTATGCCGATAAAGAGGAATATTGTATGCACTATTCGGCCGTACCTGTTCCCGTGGGTTTTGAGTTCAACTCCCAGAACAACCCCGATAAAATCAATGTAGAAGAAATGAAAAGCTTAATCAAGATTTATTAA
- a CDS encoding MATE family efflux transporter: MSYFTTFKEDYKAILRLGLPIVIGQLGIVIVGLADNMMVGQYATLDLAAASFVNSVFNIPILFGLGFSYGLTPLVGQFFGKRDKFKIGQLLRNSLLVNGCIGLLMTVLMFIMYLNIDRMGQPEELLPLIRPYFLLHLASLLFVMLFNSFKQFADGITDTRTPMYIMLSANVLNIIGNYIFIYGKFGCPAMGVVGAGISTLIARIVMFVAFFILFYRKIYYRRYLVGYKRSHYNKPDILALNKMGWMVGLQMGLENGLFSVTGIMVGWLDKGSIALAAHQVVIAISTLGFMIYYGVGAAISVRVSNFVGSGNIAAVRKTTVAGYHLILCLALTVSFIFLIFRNHVGILFTDAPEVLSIVSVLIYFLLAFQFGDSLQITFANALRGMGDVVSMAIVSFIGYFLIALPICYIFGFILNWGLYGIWLGYPIGLTLTGIMLCARFYYITRNWHKRT; the protein is encoded by the coding sequence ATGAGCTATTTTACCACTTTTAAAGAAGATTATAAAGCCATCCTACGTTTGGGGCTTCCGATTGTCATCGGACAGTTGGGAATCGTCATCGTCGGACTGGCAGACAACATGATGGTAGGCCAATACGCTACACTGGATTTAGCAGCGGCCTCTTTTGTCAATAGTGTTTTCAACATCCCCATACTTTTCGGGCTCGGATTTTCGTACGGTCTGACTCCTTTAGTCGGACAGTTTTTCGGAAAACGTGACAAATTCAAAATCGGACAATTATTACGTAACAGTCTCCTCGTCAACGGGTGTATAGGACTGCTCATGACCGTACTCATGTTTATCATGTACCTGAACATAGACAGGATGGGACAGCCGGAAGAGCTTTTACCCTTAATACGGCCTTACTTTTTATTACATCTGGCCTCTTTGCTTTTCGTCATGCTTTTCAACTCATTCAAACAATTTGCCGACGGGATAACCGATACACGGACCCCCATGTATATTATGCTCTCTGCAAACGTACTGAACATCATAGGCAATTACATATTCATATACGGTAAATTCGGCTGTCCGGCAATGGGAGTCGTAGGCGCGGGAATTTCAACATTGATCGCCCGCATTGTCATGTTTGTGGCTTTTTTCATTCTATTTTACCGCAAAATCTATTATCGCCGTTATCTGGTCGGATACAAACGCAGTCATTACAATAAACCGGACATATTGGCTCTGAACAAAATGGGCTGGATGGTCGGCCTGCAAATGGGCCTTGAAAACGGACTTTTCAGCGTCACCGGCATTATGGTCGGCTGGCTGGACAAAGGGAGCATTGCTTTGGCCGCACACCAGGTCGTCATTGCAATTTCAACCCTGGGATTTATGATTTACTATGGAGTGGGTGCCGCTATATCCGTACGTGTCAGTAACTTTGTCGGCAGCGGCAACATCGCAGCCGTACGTAAAACGACCGTAGCCGGTTATCACCTCATCCTTTGCCTGGCATTGACCGTCTCTTTTATTTTTCTGATTTTCCGGAATCACGTCGGAATTCTCTTTACCGATGCTCCGGAAGTTCTGTCTATCGTCTCCGTACTGATATATTTCTTACTGGCATTCCAGTTCGGCGATTCTTTACAAATAACGTTTGCCAATGCTTTACGGGGGATGGGAGATGTCGTATCGATGGCCATCGTTTCTTTTATCGGATATTTTCTGATCGCGTTGCCTATCTGCTACATTTTCGGGTTTATCCTGAACTGGGGATTATACGGAATATGGCTGGGTTACCCTATCGGCCTCACACTAACCGGTATCATGCTGTGCGCCCGTTTTTATTATATCACCCGAAATTGGCATAAACGAACTTAA
- a CDS encoding S28 family serine protease has translation MKRLFFFLCFLFILTGAVWAESGIREKLQQIKGVSDIKEMKIDSFDEYYEFWYEQPVDHENPALGSFKQRVLLGHKKKQQAPVIVEIQGYNIWTPEAGELANLLDGNQLTIEHRFFNNSVPAGGVPWKYLTIKQAATDQHEVIQAIKKAIYPDSKWITTGISKGGQTTIFHRYFYPEDVDISVPYVAPLNLEYVDPRIQKFLDRVGSPKGGLGRYFFGSSEGNDCNWSIHKFQELCFANIDALVPKVAEYAEDKGYTFEMAGGLKRVVQLMILEYPFAFWQWGHHCSNIPEDDDDIDVIYNNLMEVSDPSFFEDKHIVQQQPFFYAALTEIGMYDYKVKPFKKYLSDKEDITFTFTMPEGLELPPFNDKQMKAINHWLQTDAEKMLFIYGGLDPWGATSVDLKNNSKCKKYVKGDMHHGCRIKHFEEITRQDIIETLKSWLK, from the coding sequence ATGAAGAGACTATTTTTCTTTTTGTGTTTCCTGTTTATTTTGACAGGAGCGGTATGGGCAGAAAGTGGCATACGTGAAAAGTTGCAGCAAATCAAGGGAGTCAGCGACATTAAAGAAATGAAAATTGATTCTTTTGATGAGTATTATGAGTTTTGGTATGAGCAGCCGGTTGATCATGAAAATCCTGCTTTAGGCAGTTTTAAGCAACGGGTTTTGTTGGGGCATAAAAAAAAGCAGCAGGCACCGGTGATTGTTGAGATTCAAGGATACAATATCTGGACTCCGGAAGCAGGAGAATTGGCTAATTTGTTGGATGGAAATCAATTGACGATCGAGCATCGTTTTTTTAATAATAGCGTACCTGCAGGCGGTGTACCCTGGAAATATCTGACGATCAAACAGGCTGCGACAGACCAGCATGAGGTGATTCAGGCGATAAAGAAAGCCATTTACCCGGACTCAAAATGGATTACTACGGGTATCAGCAAGGGAGGACAAACAACGATTTTCCATCGTTATTTTTATCCGGAGGATGTGGATATCAGTGTGCCTTATGTAGCCCCGTTGAATCTGGAATATGTGGATCCCAGGATACAAAAATTCCTGGATAGGGTCGGTTCGCCTAAAGGTGGGCTGGGACGTTACTTTTTCGGAAGTAGTGAGGGTAACGATTGCAATTGGAGTATTCACAAATTTCAGGAACTTTGTTTTGCAAATATCGATGCATTGGTTCCGAAGGTTGCCGAATATGCCGAAGACAAAGGATATACTTTTGAGATGGCAGGCGGTTTGAAACGGGTTGTGCAATTGATGATTCTGGAGTATCCGTTTGCCTTTTGGCAGTGGGGACACCATTGCAGTAATATTCCCGAAGATGATGACGACATTGATGTTATCTATAACAATTTGATGGAGGTATCCGATCCTTCTTTTTTTGAAGATAAGCATATTGTTCAGCAACAGCCTTTCTTTTATGCTGCTTTGACAGAAATCGGGATGTACGATTATAAGGTGAAACCGTTTAAAAAATACCTGTCCGATAAGGAGGATATTACGTTTACTTTTACGATGCCAGAAGGTTTGGAATTACCTCCGTTTAATGATAAACAGATGAAGGCTATCAATCACTGGTTGCAGACGGATGCGGAGAAGATGCTTTTTATTTACGGAGGCTTGGATCCGTGGGGAGCTACATCTGTTGATTTGAAAAATAACTCGAAGTGTAAAAAATACGTAAAGGGAGATATGCACCACGGCTGTCGGATTAAACATTTTGAAGAAATCACCCGGCAGGATATAATCGAGACATTGAAATCTTGGTTGAAATAG
- a CDS encoding class II aldolase/adducin family protein — protein sequence MGTYTDIFYSETTEQLKLLICDLGRRMWQRGYVDGNGGNISVRLDEDTVLCTPTYMSKGFMSSEDLCLVNMAGDLLAGKRRSTSEIKTHLAIMRNNPLARACVHAHPPYATSYALCGQLPPAGVIAEAEIFLGEIGLAPYATPGSPEIEACMCGLAPGRSAVIMQGHGAITWGKTVEEAYWKMENLEAYCQVTHLVACRGECIQPFTEKEREALKTLRKKFES from the coding sequence ATGGGAACATATACCGATATTTTTTATTCGGAAACGACAGAGCAACTAAAGCTTTTGATTTGTGATTTGGGCAGAAGAATGTGGCAGCGGGGGTACGTAGATGGTAACGGGGGCAATATCAGTGTCCGTCTGGACGAAGATACCGTTTTGTGTACGCCTACATATATGTCCAAGGGATTTATGAGTTCCGAAGATCTCTGCCTGGTGAATATGGCGGGAGATTTGTTGGCGGGGAAGCGGCGTAGTACAAGTGAGATAAAGACCCATTTGGCGATCATGCGGAATAATCCGCTGGCGCGGGCTTGTGTACATGCTCATCCTCCCTATGCGACCTCTTATGCCCTTTGCGGACAGTTGCCTCCCGCAGGTGTAATAGCCGAGGCTGAAATTTTTTTAGGTGAGATAGGGTTGGCCCCTTATGCAACACCCGGTTCCCCGGAAATAGAAGCTTGTATGTGCGGGTTAGCTCCCGGACGCAGCGCTGTGATTATGCAGGGACACGGTGCGATAACCTGGGGTAAAACAGTTGAGGAAGCGTATTGGAAAATGGAGAATCTGGAAGCCTATTGCCAGGTTACCCATTTGGTGGCATGTCGGGGGGAATGTATACAACCGTTTACGGAAAAGGAGCGGGAAGCATTGAAAACATTACGTAAAAAGTTTGAGTCATGA
- the mtnA gene encoding S-methyl-5-thioribose-1-phosphate isomerase produces MNVAANIITLEVDWQNNVLRILDQTKLPGKESYLSLGTAEEIREAIYQLKVRGAPAIGVAAAYGIAVCARNIKGNDVAGFENEFCRLKTYLGSSRPTAVNLFTALDRMEACVKRYRTKEVEEIKAALIREAEQIHAEDQEACRRIGEWGLKLLKPGMGILTHCNAGKLAVSGCGTALAPIYAGQEKGYHFHVFADETRPLLQGARLTAFELQRSGIEVTLICDNMASVVMKQGKIQAVLVGCDRIAANGDVANKIGTSGVAVMAKYYGIPFYVLGPTSTIDFQSPTGDAITVEERAPEEVTEKWYVQRMAPEGVQVYNPAFDVTDHSLITAIITEKGIARPPFRETLNTLIACGS; encoded by the coding sequence ATGAATGTTGCTGCAAATATTATAACACTGGAAGTCGATTGGCAGAATAATGTATTGCGGATACTGGATCAGACAAAGTTGCCCGGGAAAGAGTCTTACCTTTCTTTGGGAACAGCAGAAGAGATCCGGGAGGCCATTTATCAGTTGAAAGTTCGGGGTGCTCCTGCCATCGGTGTTGCTGCCGCTTATGGAATCGCGGTGTGTGCCCGGAATATTAAGGGCAATGACGTTGCCGGTTTCGAAAATGAATTTTGTAGGTTAAAGACATATTTGGGTTCTTCCCGGCCGACAGCCGTGAATTTGTTTACGGCTCTTGACCGGATGGAGGCGTGTGTGAAGCGTTACCGCACAAAAGAGGTGGAAGAAATAAAGGCTGCATTGATACGGGAGGCAGAGCAGATTCATGCGGAGGATCAGGAAGCTTGTCGTCGTATCGGGGAATGGGGATTGAAGTTGCTGAAACCGGGAATGGGGATTTTAACGCATTGTAATGCCGGAAAGCTTGCTGTATCGGGTTGTGGTACCGCCTTGGCTCCGATTTATGCAGGTCAGGAAAAAGGGTATCATTTTCATGTTTTTGCGGATGAAACCCGTCCTCTGTTACAGGGGGCGCGACTTACCGCCTTTGAATTGCAGCGTTCCGGTATAGAGGTTACATTGATATGTGACAATATGGCATCTGTAGTTATGAAGCAGGGGAAAATACAGGCCGTATTGGTCGGTTGCGACAGGATCGCTGCCAACGGAGATGTTGCCAATAAAATCGGAACTTCCGGTGTCGCTGTGATGGCTAAATATTACGGTATTCCTTTTTATGTGCTCGGTCCGACCTCTACAATTGATTTTCAAAGTCCGACCGGAGACGCGATTACGGTTGAGGAGAGAGCTCCGGAAGAGGTGACTGAAAAATGGTATGTGCAGCGAATGGCCCCGGAGGGAGTACAAGTATATAATCCGGCTTTTGATGTAACGGATCACAGCTTAATTACGGCAATAATTACGGAAAAAGGGATTGCCCGGCCGCCTTTTAGAGAGACATTGAACACTTTAATTGCATGCGGTTCTTGA
- a CDS encoding 3-deoxy-D-manno-octulosonic acid transferase, whose amino-acid sequence MAFFYNIGIRAYSTAIRLAAPFNEKAALWLKGRKNIRKQIAAIPRGSKRLIWFHAASLGEFEQGRPVMEALKKEQPDTQILLTFFSPSGYEIRKNYNGADHILYLPADTPGNARFFINRLKPDAAVFIKYEFWYNYLHELSEHNIPVYLISAIFRKEQPFFKNWGGLHRKMLHFFTRLFVQDNESVQLLASIGIKNTELTGDTRFDRVKQIAAQAKNIGKVELFLNRTPAVVCGSTWPPDEEILIDYINQYQGAYKWILTPHEIGENHIKSIMEKCQKSIVRYTDESADYSSAEVLIIDCIGLLSAIYRYGKIAYIGGGFGVGIHNTLEAAVYGIPVIFGPKYRKFKEAVSLIQEGGAFTIQNGNELNAILDSLMENPEIAGTAGKKAVAYVNSQLGATECIMKYLKP is encoded by the coding sequence ATGGCTTTTTTTTACAATATAGGCATCAGAGCTTATAGCACAGCAATCCGGCTGGCAGCTCCATTCAATGAAAAAGCAGCATTATGGCTAAAAGGTAGAAAAAACATACGCAAACAGATTGCGGCAATCCCCCGGGGTTCCAAACGCCTGATATGGTTTCATGCTGCTTCTCTCGGAGAATTCGAACAAGGACGTCCGGTGATGGAAGCCCTGAAAAAAGAGCAACCGGATACACAAATACTACTTACCTTTTTCTCCCCCTCCGGTTATGAAATCCGTAAAAATTATAACGGAGCCGATCATATTCTTTACCTTCCGGCAGATACTCCGGGCAATGCCCGCTTTTTTATCAACCGGTTAAAGCCTGATGCAGCCGTATTTATCAAATATGAATTCTGGTACAATTATTTGCATGAGTTGTCGGAACATAATATTCCCGTATACCTGATATCGGCTATTTTCCGTAAAGAACAGCCATTTTTCAAAAATTGGGGCGGATTACATCGGAAAATGCTGCATTTTTTTACCCGGCTTTTCGTTCAGGACAACGAATCCGTACAATTATTAGCCTCCATCGGTATAAAAAATACAGAACTTACCGGAGATACCCGATTCGACCGGGTAAAACAAATCGCTGCGCAAGCTAAAAACATCGGAAAAGTTGAACTATTCCTGAACAGAACACCTGCGGTCGTCTGTGGCAGCACATGGCCTCCCGACGAAGAGATACTGATCGATTACATAAACCAATACCAAGGCGCTTATAAATGGATTTTAACCCCTCACGAAATCGGTGAAAATCATATCAAGTCGATCATGGAAAAATGCCAAAAGAGCATCGTGCGCTATACCGACGAATCAGCCGATTACAGTTCGGCCGAGGTGCTGATTATCGATTGTATCGGCTTGCTGTCAGCCATTTACCGCTACGGCAAAATAGCTTATATCGGCGGAGGTTTCGGAGTCGGCATCCACAATACTTTAGAGGCTGCCGTCTATGGTATTCCGGTCATATTCGGCCCCAAATACCGGAAGTTCAAAGAAGCTGTAAGCCTGATCCAGGAAGGAGGTGCATTTACAATCCAAAACGGGAACGAATTGAACGCTATACTGGACAGTCTGATGGAAAATCCGGAAATAGCCGGAACAGCGGGTAAAAAAGCCGTGGCCTACGTCAACAGCCAATTGGGAGCCACCGAATGTATCATGAAATATTTGAAACCGTAA